GATTTTTTACTGGCGATACCGATATTGGAGATGATCGCCGCGGCCCCTTCGTTGAGGCTCATATTGCCCATGCCGCCGATGTCGACCTTCTGGTTTTTAATCTTGATCAGCTCCTGCAGGTTGCCATCGTTACCCTGCTCGTCCGGATTGTCGGAGAGGGCCAGCTCGTCCTGCTTGAGATCGTTAACCTGCAAAATCCCGGCCGGGTTTTTCAGGTCAAAAGTGAACAACGGTTTACCAGGATTACCGTTCTTATCGAAGCCTTTCGCCAGCTGGTCGTTGAAGAGCGTTGCCACGGCCTCTGCCATGCCCTGCACCGACGACTGCATCTGTGCCAGTTCGCCGGTTTCATAGTCGTACAGCGCGCCGAGCTGCCCGCCCGTCGACGGATTTAATGAGAAGCTGGTATTGGAGAAGTTCAGGCTTAACACCGGATTACCGTTGCCGTCGAGGCTACTGCTCAGCTCGCCCGCCACTTTGCCGCTGACCAGCGGCTGACCGTTTTTCATCGCCACGGCGTAGCTGCCGTTGCTGTCCTCAGTGACTTTCACATCGGCATAGGTGCTTAGCTGTTTGACCAGCTCATCGCGCTGGTCGCGCAGCACGTTGCTGTTGCCGCCGGTGGAGTCCATCTCCATGATTTTTTTATTGTAATCCGCGATCCCCGCCGTCAGGCTGTTGATCTGCCCTACCATGGTGTTGCGCTGGTTAGTGACCGACGTCTTCTGGCTGTTAATGAAGTCGTTCATGTTGTTAAAGCGGGTCGCCAGCGAGCCGGCCTGGTTCAGCAGCTGCTGACGGCTTGCTTCGCTTTCCGGTTCTTTGGTCAACGCGCTTAATGCGGAAAAGAAGTCGTCCAGACCGGTGCCCAGGCTGGTGGAATCGGTGCCGATCACTTTCTCAAGCGAACTAAGATACTGGTTGTTGATGCCGTAGTAGCTGGCCTTGCTGTTGCTCTGCCACACCTGATTGGTCAGGTACTGATCGGAGACGCGGCGAATACTCTCGACCTGCACCCCGGCCCCGGCGGACATGCCGCCCTGGCCCATGGTCACCACCGAGCTCTGGATAATACCCTGACGGCTGTAGCCCGGCGTCAGCGCGTTAGAGATGTTCATGGAGGTCACGCTCATCCCAAACTGCGCCGCCTGCAAACCGCTCCAGGCAATATTGATCATGTTCATGGTTTACTCCTGCCCGCGACGCATTACCGGCACAACGGGGGTTTTTAATTCCTGTGGATGTTCCTCTAAAGCGACCGCGCGGGACCCATTCTTAAGCGACGCGCTCTCCTGCGGCCCCAACTGCGCAATAATCATCTGCGCCATGCCGGTGCTGCGCTGCGATGCCAGCTGAGAAGTGAGCTTGTCGTCGTAGAACTCCTGCATCATGCGCTGCTGTTTGCTGTCGAACGGGTTATCGTCCACCAGCGCCTGAGACGCTTTTCGCATCTGTTTCATCATTGAGCGTAAAAACATGGCTTCGAACTGCTCCGCCGCCTGCTCAAGGTTCTGCGGTTTCACCTGCCCGGTGATATCACCGGGCAGTACGCTGGTCTGAGAGTGAATCGCCTGTAGCATGCTGTCTCCTTAAATGACGACCAGTTCCGCATCCAGCGCGCCCGCTTCATGCAGTGCCTGCAGGATCGCCATCGTGTCATCCGGCGCGGCACCCAGGCTGTTCAGCGTGTTCACAATGCTGCGCAGGCTGGTTCCCGCCGAGATCTCAACCATCTGCCCACGGCCACGATCGACGTTGACGTCGCTGTCCGGGGTGACCACGGTCCGGCCCTGGCTAAAGGCGCCCGGCTGGCTGACGTTGGACGATTCGCGTATGGTCACGGTCAGATTGCCGTGCGACACCGCCGCCGCGCGCACCACCACGCCGTCGCCAATCACCACCGTTCCGGTGCGGGCGTTAAACACCACGCGCGGCGGCTGCTTGCCGGCGTTGATCTGCACATCTTCCAGCATCGACATAAAGGCCACGCGCTCACCGGCAGCCAGCGGGGCGTTAACCGCCACGTTCGTCGCGCTCTGCGCCGTCGCCGTGCCCGAGCCAAACGCATTGTTCAGCGCAACCGCCACGCTGTTGGCGGTTTTGAAGCTAGGGCGTTTCAGGTTGAGGATCACCTGCTGGTTTTGCTGAAAATCGGACGCAATTTCGCGCTCCACCGAGCCGCCGTTCGGCACGCGACCTACGGTGGGAGTATTGATGGTCACGCTGGAGCCGCTGTTGCCTTCGGCCTTAACGCCGCCGACCACCACGTTCCCCTGCGCCAGGGCGTAGACTTCACCGTCCGCACCGCGCAGCTGGGTGAGGAGCAGCGTTCCGCCGCGCAGGCTTTTGGCATCGCCGATGGAGGAGACGGTCACGTCAATTGCCTGACCCCGCGCGTAGCCCGGCGGCAGCGTGGCGCTGATCGCCACGGCGGCGACGTTCTTCACCTTCGGGTCAATTTTGGTCGGCAGCTGAACGCCAAACTGGCGCAGCATGTTGGTCACCGACTGGCTGGTAAACTTCACCTGATTTTTATCGCCGGTCCCGTCCAGACCAACCACCAGGCTGTAGCCCACCAGCTGGTTGCCGCGCACGCCCTGAATATCCACGACGTTGCCCAGACGCTCCGCCGCCGCGC
This region of Enterobacter cancerogenus genomic DNA includes:
- a CDS encoding flagellar basal body P-ring protein FlgI; its protein translation is MRKAMLFLMLLWSTGAAAERLGNVVDIQGVRGNQLVGYSLVVGLDGTGDKNQVKFTSQSVTNMLRQFGVQLPTKIDPKVKNVAAVAISATLPPGYARGQAIDVTVSSIGDAKSLRGGTLLLTQLRGADGEVYALAQGNVVVGGVKAEGNSGSSVTINTPTVGRVPNGGSVEREIASDFQQNQQVILNLKRPSFKTANSVAVALNNAFGSGTATAQSATNVAVNAPLAAGERVAFMSMLEDVQINAGKQPPRVVFNARTGTVVIGDGVVVRAAAVSHGNLTVTIRESSNVSQPGAFSQGRTVVTPDSDVNVDRGRGQMVEISAGTSLRSIVNTLNSLGAAPDDTMAILQALHEAGALDAELVVI
- a CDS encoding rod-binding protein, with product MLQAIHSQTSVLPGDITGQVKPQNLEQAAEQFEAMFLRSMMKQMRKASQALVDDNPFDSKQQRMMQEFYDDKLTSQLASQRSTGMAQMIIAQLGPQESASLKNGSRAVALEEHPQELKTPVVPVMRRGQE
- the flgK gene encoding flagellar hook-associated protein FlgK, which produces MNMINIAWSGLQAAQFGMSVTSMNISNALTPGYSRQGIIQSSVVTMGQGGMSAGAGVQVESIRRVSDQYLTNQVWQSNSKASYYGINNQYLSSLEKVIGTDSTSLGTGLDDFFSALSALTKEPESEASRQQLLNQAGSLATRFNNMNDFINSQKTSVTNQRNTMVGQINSLTAGIADYNKKIMEMDSTGGNSNVLRDQRDELVKQLSTYADVKVTEDSNGSYAVAMKNGQPLVSGKVAGELSSSLDGNGNPVLSLNFSNTSFSLNPSTGGQLGALYDYETGELAQMQSSVQGMAEAVATLFNDQLAKGFDKNGNPGKPLFTFDLKNPAGILQVNDLKQDELALSDNPDEQGNDGNLQELIKIKNQKVDIGGMGNMSLNEGAAAIISNIGIASKKSKSELEAAQGVLDQAQLQRNNLSAVNNDEEAINLQVYMQAYQSNVKVIATGNQIFNDLLGLF